Proteins from a genomic interval of Micromonospora sp. NBC_00389:
- a CDS encoding SDR family oxidoreductase has product MTPVTVITGGGRGIGAATARRLAAAGHHVALCYRRDHAAASAVLADLHATGRQAIAVCADTTDPAQVDDLFAAAAQLGPLTGLVNNAGVTSPIGPFTELRVDDLRRVVDVNLVGYVLCAQQAARRMTDGGAIVNVSSAAATLGSPGEYVHYAAVKAATDTLTVGLAKELAPRGIRVNAVAPGIVRTDIHADSGVPDRADTAAGRIPLGRAGEPDEIAAAIAWLLGPDASYATGTVLRVSGGL; this is encoded by the coding sequence ATGACACCCGTCACCGTCATCACCGGCGGCGGCCGCGGCATCGGCGCGGCCACCGCCCGCCGCCTCGCGGCGGCCGGGCACCACGTCGCTCTGTGCTACCGGCGCGACCACGCCGCCGCCAGCGCCGTCCTGGCCGACCTGCACGCCACCGGCCGGCAGGCCATCGCGGTGTGCGCCGACACCACCGACCCCGCCCAGGTCGACGACCTGTTCGCCGCCGCCGCGCAGCTCGGCCCGCTCACCGGTCTGGTCAACAACGCCGGCGTCACCAGCCCCATCGGGCCCTTCACCGAGCTGCGCGTCGACGACCTGCGCCGGGTCGTCGACGTCAACCTCGTCGGCTACGTCCTCTGCGCCCAGCAGGCCGCCCGCCGGATGACCGACGGCGGCGCCATCGTCAACGTGTCCTCGGCCGCCGCCACCCTCGGGAGCCCCGGAGAGTACGTGCACTACGCCGCGGTCAAGGCCGCCACCGACACCCTGACCGTCGGCCTGGCCAAGGAGCTCGCCCCGCGGGGCATCCGGGTCAACGCCGTCGCGCCCGGCATCGTGCGCACCGACATCCACGCCGACTCCGGCGTACCCGACCGCGCCGACACCGCTGCTGGCCGCATCCCGCTCGGCCGCGCCGGGGAACCCGACGAGATCGCGGCCGCCATCGCCTGGCTGCTCGGCCCGGACGCGTCGTACGCCACCGGCACCGTGCTGCGCGTCTC
- a CDS encoding patatin-like phospholipase family protein, giving the protein MERALVLGGGGVTGVAWELGLLAGLADRGVVVSEADLVVGTSAGSVVGAQVCSGMPLEQLYEAQLAPPSGERAARLGFVTLARMVWAGGRTRDAVRSRARIGAMAVAARTPSEASRRAVIEARLPAREWPARRLLVTAVDASSGEFVVFDGDSGVSLVDAVGASCAVPGVWPPVTIGARRYVDGGMRSAVNADLAAGAGRVLVIAPTSGAFGPMPRLSAQVAGLRAAGSRVAVVTPDAGARKAIGRNVLDPARRAGAARAGRAQAAVVADEVATLWA; this is encoded by the coding sequence ATGGAGCGGGCGTTGGTGCTCGGTGGTGGCGGGGTGACCGGCGTGGCCTGGGAGCTGGGCCTGCTGGCGGGGCTGGCCGACCGGGGCGTCGTGGTGTCCGAGGCGGATCTGGTGGTGGGCACGTCGGCGGGCTCGGTGGTCGGCGCGCAGGTGTGCTCGGGCATGCCGCTGGAGCAGCTGTACGAGGCGCAGTTGGCGCCACCGTCCGGCGAGCGGGCGGCACGGCTGGGGTTTGTGACGCTGGCGCGGATGGTGTGGGCCGGTGGTCGGACCCGCGACGCGGTGCGGTCACGGGCGCGGATCGGGGCGATGGCGGTGGCGGCCCGTACCCCCTCGGAGGCGTCGCGGCGAGCGGTCATCGAGGCTCGCCTGCCGGCCCGGGAGTGGCCGGCGCGGCGGCTGCTGGTGACCGCGGTGGACGCGTCCTCGGGTGAGTTCGTGGTGTTCGACGGCGACAGCGGGGTGTCCCTGGTGGACGCGGTGGGGGCCAGTTGCGCGGTGCCCGGGGTGTGGCCGCCGGTGACGATCGGCGCGCGCCGCTACGTCGACGGCGGGATGCGCTCCGCGGTGAACGCGGACCTGGCGGCGGGCGCCGGGCGGGTGCTGGTGATCGCGCCGACGTCGGGGGCGTTCGGGCCGATGCCACGGCTGTCGGCGCAGGTGGCCGGTCTGCGGGCGGCCGGCTCGCGGGTCGCGGTGGTGACGCCGGACGCGGGGGCGCGCAAGGCGATCGGCCGCAACGTGCTGGATCCGGCGCGGCGGGCCGGAGCGGCGCGGGCGGGGCGGGCGCAGGCCGCCGTGGTGGCGGACGAGGTGGCGACGCTCTGGGCGTGA
- a CDS encoding peroxiredoxin translates to MADVSVGDVVEDFELPDETGTPRRLSEFLAAGPVVLFFYPAALSRGCTAESCHFRDLAAEFAAVGATRVGISRDTVEKQAEFSARHGFDYPLLSDPDGAVAQQLGVRRRLPLGALSTKRMTFVIGADRRVIEVIHSEVSMNDHADRALRALGG, encoded by the coding sequence GTGGCGGATGTGAGTGTCGGCGACGTGGTGGAGGACTTCGAGCTGCCGGACGAGACGGGCACGCCACGGCGGCTGTCGGAGTTCCTGGCGGCGGGGCCGGTGGTGCTGTTCTTCTATCCGGCGGCCTTGAGCCGGGGTTGCACGGCGGAGAGCTGCCACTTCCGGGATCTGGCGGCGGAGTTCGCGGCGGTGGGCGCGACCCGGGTGGGCATCAGCCGGGACACCGTGGAGAAGCAGGCGGAGTTCTCCGCGCGACACGGCTTCGACTATCCGCTGTTGTCGGATCCGGACGGGGCGGTCGCGCAGCAGCTCGGGGTGCGGCGGCGGCTGCCGTTGGGGGCATTGAGCACGAAGCGGATGACGTTCGTGATCGGCGCGGACCGGCGGGTGATCGAGGTGATCCACAGCGAGGTCAGCATGAACGACCACGCGGACCGGGCGCTGCGGGCGCTGGGCGGCTGA
- a CDS encoding MarR family winged helix-turn-helix transcriptional regulator — protein MESTGPQSPAGLRTTPSWLLNQTASHAARLIGEGFAAHGLRGYHYRLLAALAEGGPASQADLGRRCGIDRSDVVAAINDLAGRGLVVRAPDPADRRRNVISLTDAGSDEADRMGETVERVQRDLLAPLSTDERDQLTRLLTRLLDHHTRH, from the coding sequence ATGGAGTCCACCGGCCCGCAGTCACCCGCCGGGCTACGCACCACCCCCAGCTGGCTGCTCAACCAGACCGCCAGCCATGCCGCCCGCCTGATCGGCGAGGGCTTCGCCGCGCACGGCCTACGCGGCTATCACTATCGACTGCTCGCCGCACTGGCCGAGGGCGGCCCGGCCAGCCAGGCGGACCTCGGCCGGCGCTGCGGCATCGACCGCAGCGACGTCGTGGCGGCCATCAACGACCTGGCCGGTCGGGGGCTCGTGGTGCGCGCCCCCGACCCGGCCGACCGTCGCCGCAACGTCATCAGCCTCACTGACGCCGGCAGCGACGAGGCCGACCGGATGGGGGAGACCGTGGAACGGGTCCAGCGCGATCTGCTCGCCCCGCTGTCCACCGACGAACGCGACCAACTGACCCGGCTGCTCACCCGGCTGCTCGACCACCACACCCGCCACTGA
- a CDS encoding MarR family winged helix-turn-helix transcriptional regulator gives MSTAPILNGQVIGQAHYATRALLERAITPLGISFGQALALNVLADGAVDRARLVHRITSTLKVDEPAVHAVIAQLVDADLAQVGDRAPAGDGEPQVSLTESGRVTQGRIGAAVADITARLYADIPTDEMSTAARVLALVTDRANTELAAVPT, from the coding sequence ATGTCCACCGCACCCATCCTCAACGGCCAGGTCATCGGCCAGGCCCACTACGCCACCCGAGCCCTGCTCGAACGAGCCATCACCCCGCTCGGGATCAGCTTCGGCCAGGCGCTCGCGCTCAACGTCCTCGCCGACGGCGCCGTCGACCGGGCACGGCTCGTGCACCGGATCACCAGCACCCTGAAGGTCGACGAGCCGGCGGTGCACGCGGTGATCGCCCAACTCGTCGACGCCGACCTCGCGCAGGTCGGCGACCGCGCTCCAGCGGGCGACGGTGAGCCGCAGGTGTCGCTCACCGAGAGCGGTCGCGTCACACAGGGCCGCATCGGTGCCGCCGTCGCGGACATCACCGCCCGGCTGTACGCGGACATCCCGACCGACGAGATGAGCACGGCGGCCCGGGTGCTCGCCCTGGTCACAGACCGCGCGAACACCGAACTGGCGGCGGTGCCGACCTGA
- a CDS encoding GNAT family N-acetyltransferase, whose amino-acid sequence MPTAVHVRELTADDLADAWELGRFAFGSDPQRPPHATEAVPGLTRYGAFDDAGRLVGKAVDLHHDQWWSGRAVPAADVGGVAVAPEARGRGVARAMLSALLRGAHERGAAISALYPTVVAPYRACGWEVAGVLRVVNLPTVSLPRHRPDPRFTIRAGTPADLPAVAALYERVTRHRNGPLSRRGQLFDFFAAGGGLPGDGLTLVEDAGDLVGYASWERGRGYGADSVLTVDEALASTAEAARELVGVLGSWASVAPTLRLCPLDGDAVSAHLPLESAREHERNLWMHRPVDVARAVSARGWPTHVRGTVDFALDDDLADWNTGTWRLTVADGAAELTRISGEADLRLTVRGFALLYTGAAHARSVAQAGLLRHSTGTDPAGLDLLGAGGPAQLLDYF is encoded by the coding sequence ATGCCCACCGCCGTGCACGTCCGCGAACTCACCGCCGACGACCTCGCCGATGCCTGGGAGCTGGGCAGGTTCGCCTTCGGGTCCGACCCGCAACGACCTCCGCACGCCACCGAGGCGGTGCCCGGCTTGACCCGCTACGGCGCGTTCGACGACGCCGGCCGGCTCGTCGGAAAGGCCGTCGACCTGCACCACGACCAGTGGTGGTCCGGACGGGCGGTGCCCGCCGCCGACGTCGGCGGCGTGGCGGTCGCCCCCGAGGCCCGCGGCCGGGGCGTGGCCCGCGCCATGCTCAGCGCCCTGCTCCGCGGTGCCCACGAACGGGGAGCGGCGATCAGCGCGCTGTACCCGACCGTCGTCGCCCCCTATCGCGCCTGCGGCTGGGAGGTCGCCGGCGTGCTGCGCGTCGTCAACCTGCCCACTGTCTCGCTGCCCCGGCACCGGCCGGACCCCCGGTTCACCATCCGCGCCGGCACGCCCGCCGACCTGCCCGCCGTCGCCGCCCTGTACGAGCGGGTCACCCGGCACCGCAACGGTCCGCTCAGCCGCCGGGGTCAGCTGTTCGACTTCTTCGCCGCCGGTGGCGGCCTGCCCGGCGACGGGCTCACCCTGGTCGAGGACGCTGGCGACCTGGTCGGCTACGCCAGTTGGGAACGGGGCCGTGGCTACGGCGCCGACTCCGTGCTCACCGTCGACGAGGCCCTGGCCAGCACCGCCGAGGCCGCCCGGGAACTCGTCGGTGTGCTCGGCAGTTGGGCCAGCGTCGCCCCGACCCTGCGGCTGTGCCCGCTCGACGGCGACGCCGTCAGCGCCCACCTGCCGCTCGAGTCGGCCCGCGAGCACGAGCGGAACCTGTGGATGCACCGGCCGGTGGACGTGGCCCGGGCGGTCAGCGCCCGCGGCTGGCCCACCCACGTCCGGGGCACCGTCGACTTCGCCCTCGACGATGACCTCGCCGACTGGAACACCGGCACCTGGCGGTTGACCGTCGCTGACGGCGCCGCCGAGCTCACCCGGATCAGTGGCGAGGCGGACCTGCGGCTGACCGTCCGCGGTTTCGCGCTGCTGTACACCGGCGCCGCCCACGCCCGCTCGGTCGCCCAGGCCGGGCTGCTGCGGCACTCCACCGGTACCGACCCGGCCGGCCTCGACCTGCTGGGCGCTGGCGGGCCGGCGCAGCTGCTCGACTACTTCTGA
- the cydB gene encoding cytochrome d ubiquinol oxidase subunit II, whose amino-acid sequence MELTTIWFLLVAVLFTGYFILEGFDFGVGMLLPVLGRNDRERRVLINTIGPVWDGNEVWLITAGGAMFAAFPEWYATLFSGFYLPLLLILLALIARGVAFEYRHKRPEATWKRRWDAAIVVGSLLPAILWGVAFANILRGVPLDAEHEYVGGLLDLLNPYALLGGATTMALFLTHGAVFLALKTTGDIRERAGALAVRIGVAAAVLAVAFLSWTLSIRSSPAAVVLAVGAALALLGGLAAARVRREGWAFTGTAVAIALAVATLFAALFPNVLPSTLDAAGTLTATNAASTPYTLKIMTWVAVIFTPVVLAYQGWTYWVFRKRIGVANIPQH is encoded by the coding sequence GTGGAACTGACCACCATCTGGTTTCTCCTCGTCGCCGTGCTGTTCACCGGCTACTTCATCCTGGAGGGCTTCGACTTCGGCGTCGGCATGCTGCTGCCCGTGCTCGGCCGCAACGACCGCGAACGCCGCGTCCTGATCAACACCATCGGCCCGGTCTGGGACGGCAACGAGGTGTGGCTGATCACCGCCGGCGGCGCCATGTTCGCCGCCTTCCCCGAGTGGTACGCGACCCTCTTCTCCGGCTTCTACCTGCCGCTGCTGCTGATCCTGCTGGCCCTGATCGCCCGAGGGGTGGCCTTCGAGTACCGCCACAAGCGCCCCGAGGCGACCTGGAAGCGCCGCTGGGACGCGGCGATCGTGGTCGGCTCGCTGCTGCCGGCGATCCTGTGGGGCGTCGCCTTCGCCAACATCCTGCGTGGTGTGCCGCTGGACGCCGAGCACGAGTACGTCGGCGGCCTGCTCGACCTGCTGAACCCGTACGCCCTGCTCGGCGGCGCGACCACCATGGCGCTGTTCCTCACCCACGGCGCGGTGTTCCTCGCCCTGAAGACCACCGGTGACATCCGCGAGCGCGCCGGCGCCCTCGCGGTGCGCATCGGGGTCGCCGCCGCCGTGCTCGCGGTGGCGTTCCTGAGCTGGACGTTGAGCATCCGCTCCAGCCCGGCCGCCGTCGTGCTCGCCGTCGGCGCGGCCCTCGCCCTGCTCGGTGGCCTCGCCGCCGCCCGGGTACGCCGGGAGGGCTGGGCGTTCACCGGTACGGCCGTGGCGATCGCCCTGGCGGTGGCGACCCTGTTCGCCGCGCTGTTCCCGAACGTGCTGCCGTCCACCCTGGACGCGGCGGGCACGCTGACCGCCACCAACGCCGCCTCCACCCCCTACACCCTGAAGATCATGACCTGGGTTGCGGTGATCTTCACCCCGGTCGTGCTGGCCTACCAGGGCTGGACCTACTGGGTGTTCCGCAAGCGGATCGGTGTGGCCAACATCCCCCAGCACTGA